The sequence CGATGTGATCGTCGGCCCGCTCAAACGAACCGCGACCTGGGTCCGCTCATACGGTGATGTCGAACCGGGAACACCGTTGCTCCATGTCGACTCTGCAGGAATGCTCGCGTTGGCCGTGAGAGAGGGGAGTGGCGCCGACTTCTTCGTTCTGCGTGCCGGAGGTCAGGTCGTGCTCAGGAAGCCATGATCTGGGCGATCTGGATCACGGCTGCAATCAAGATCACGGCCAGCAGGACAATGATGGAGATGGTGGTTCCCGGGCGCATCGGGGCTGCAGCATACTCTGGACGCGCTGAGACCTCCCCGAAGGGAGGTCTCAGCCAGAAGGGCCACTCCAACGTCCGCCGCAGGGGCGGGCTGGGAGGCTTTCCTCTTACAACTTCGGACGTGAACGTGCCCTTGGTTGTAGGGTACGGCGGTCGCCGTCGTAGCCCCTCAATCGAGCACCAGAGATGCTCGACGTCTCAAATATCGGCAAGGTAGGTTTGGAACTTGAGATCTTTTTCCCTCGATTTTCTGACCAGACCACAGTGTGGTCTGTGCGATGCTGCCGCGTCAATCATTTCGCGCGTGGCCGCAATAGCACGTGCCGGGATCAGGATACGGGATGTCACTCAGGATCCGGCGCTTTTCGATGAGTACGAGCATCGAATCCCGGTGGTCCTCGGCCCCGGCGAACGGGTCCTGGCGGAAGGACGGGTTGACTTCTGGGCGCTGCTGGCCGCCGTGCTCAAGGCACGAGCAAGATGGGCGGTAGGCA comes from Acidimicrobiia bacterium and encodes:
- a CDS encoding glutaredoxin family protein, whose amino-acid sequence is MRSFSLDFLTRPQCGLCDAAASIISRVAAIARAGIRIRDVTQDPALFDEYEHRIPVVLGPGERVLAEGRVDFWALLAAVLKARARWAVGSRR